The following coding sequences lie in one Euhalothece natronophila Z-M001 genomic window:
- a CDS encoding HAS-barrel domain-containing protein codes for MRIPLPQFSTENLHPNHFAEVIETTTTEFLAQCLEPEDLSFPVMPPFGSWVKSYDEESGNEVLAVVTYATTTPIDSVHRARALGLSLSQLREEQPQIFAMLKTEFRVTILGFLTPEASSNGYGGKRCYQYLPPRPPQIHQGVYYCEQEEIIQFTEELDFLRTLLDVRSVPVDSLVAAVLREIYRLRQADRDWLVQAGRKLSTLLKDDYDRLRYILSQVHF; via the coding sequence ATGCGTATTCCCCTTCCGCAATTTTCGACGGAAAACCTACACCCCAATCATTTCGCTGAGGTAATAGAAACGACAACTACTGAGTTTCTTGCCCAATGTTTAGAACCCGAAGACTTATCCTTTCCTGTTATGCCTCCTTTCGGCAGTTGGGTAAAATCTTACGATGAAGAATCGGGAAATGAAGTCTTAGCAGTAGTTACCTATGCTACCACGACTCCTATAGACTCGGTTCATCGCGCCCGTGCATTAGGACTGTCATTAAGCCAATTACGGGAAGAACAGCCGCAAATTTTCGCTATGTTAAAAACCGAGTTTCGGGTGACAATTTTGGGCTTTCTCACGCCAGAAGCCAGTAGTAATGGCTATGGAGGGAAACGATGCTATCAATATCTTCCTCCCCGTCCCCCACAAATTCATCAAGGGGTTTATTATTGTGAGCAAGAGGAGATTATTCAGTTTACCGAGGAGTTAGATTTTTTACGCACCCTATTAGATGTGAGAAGTGTTCCTGTTGATTCTCTAGTGGCAGCAGTATTAAGGGAAATTTATCGCTTGCGTCAAGCGGATAGAGACTGGCTAGTACAAGCAGGGCGAAAACTAAGCACTTTACTCAAAGATGATTATGACCGCTTGCGATATATTCTAAGTCAAGTTCATTTCTAG
- a CDS encoding NAD(P)H dehydrogenase subunit NdhS codes for MILPGKKVKVTNVDDTYYRFEGLVQRITDDNAAVLFEGGNWDKLVTFKLSELEEVTPRKGKKK; via the coding sequence ATGATTTTACCCGGAAAAAAAGTTAAAGTCACCAACGTAGATGACACCTACTATCGCTTTGAAGGGCTAGTACAAAGAATTACCGACGATAACGCCGCCGTGTTATTTGAAGGCGGAAACTGGGATAAACTGGTAACTTTCAAATTATCAGAACTAGAAGAGGTTACGCCTCGCAAAGGGAAGAAGAAGTAA
- the msrA gene encoding peptide-methionine (S)-S-oxide reductase MsrA has product MGLFGFGKKLSLPTPEEALPGREETMPITNHHYVNGNPIQPPFPEGTELALFGMGCFWGAERVFWQLSGVYSTAVGYAGGITPNPTYQEVCTGMTGHNEVVRVVYDPEKISYETLLKTFWENHDPTQGMRQGNDVGTQYRSGIYVYNNQQHKLAEASKNVYQKALMEKGYGNITTEIIEAPEFYYAEDYHQQYLAKNPRGYCGLGGTQVSFPGLTEAQTV; this is encoded by the coding sequence ATGGGTTTATTCGGTTTTGGTAAAAAGTTAAGTCTTCCCACACCAGAAGAAGCTCTCCCTGGGCGCGAAGAAACAATGCCCATTACCAATCATCATTACGTTAATGGCAATCCCATTCAACCGCCTTTTCCTGAAGGAACAGAACTCGCCTTATTTGGCATGGGTTGTTTTTGGGGTGCAGAAAGAGTATTTTGGCAATTATCGGGAGTTTATAGCACCGCCGTGGGTTATGCAGGAGGAATTACCCCTAACCCCACCTACCAAGAAGTTTGTACAGGGATGACTGGACACAATGAAGTCGTGCGTGTTGTATATGACCCTGAAAAAATTAGTTATGAAACCTTATTAAAAACCTTCTGGGAAAACCATGATCCGACTCAAGGAATGCGTCAAGGAAATGATGTCGGAACACAATATCGGTCTGGAATTTATGTGTATAACAACCAACAACATAAGTTAGCAGAAGCATCTAAAAACGTTTATCAGAAAGCCTTAATGGAAAAAGGCTATGGGAATATCACCACAGAAATTATAGAAGCTCCAGAATTTTATTATGCAGAAGACTACCATCAACAATACTTAGCGAAAAATCCTCGTGGCTATTGTGGGTTAGGAGGAACACAAGTATCCTTCCCAGGCTTAACCGAAGCCCAAACTGTTTAA
- a CDS encoding lipid-A-disaccharide synthase-related protein gives MKLLCLSNGHGEDVIAVQIIKALYQQTDQIEVVALPIVGEGIAYQKSRIPIIAPVKKMPSGGFVYMEARELWRDLQGGLVGLTLAQLKAVQRWGKQGGMILAVGDIVPLLFAWLSQTNYVFVGTAKSEYYLQDEVGWLPQTSFLQRKLGSVYLPWERCLMKNRRCLGVFPRDSLTTHQLQQFGVRAHDFGNPMMDGLFPEVPIVEEREEARSLRILLLPGSRSPEAERNWELILEAVESIIAREKKRRLCFLSAIAPSLDLNPFCERLQAQGWQQNTTNSLSTPVQDKQGLEFQKGVTRLLLTQTAYHSCLLSADLAVAMAGTATEQFVGLGKPVITFPGEGPQYTPAFAEAQTRLLGASVILVKKPSQAATVLHELFSDPDRLQLIADNGKRRMGEAGASSQIAEYLVNQI, from the coding sequence TTGAAATTACTCTGTCTTAGTAATGGTCACGGTGAAGATGTTATTGCTGTTCAAATTATCAAAGCCCTATATCAGCAAACAGACCAGATAGAGGTTGTTGCTCTGCCAATTGTGGGGGAGGGGATTGCTTATCAGAAATCGCGCATTCCAATTATTGCCCCAGTTAAAAAAATGCCCTCAGGAGGCTTTGTCTATATGGAAGCCCGAGAGTTATGGCGAGACCTTCAGGGGGGCTTAGTCGGGTTAACTTTGGCGCAGTTAAAGGCAGTTCAACGTTGGGGGAAACAAGGAGGAATGATTCTGGCAGTGGGCGATATTGTTCCCTTGCTTTTTGCTTGGCTGAGTCAGACTAATTATGTGTTTGTGGGAACAGCAAAGTCTGAGTATTATCTACAGGATGAAGTGGGCTGGTTACCCCAAACTTCTTTCTTACAACGGAAATTAGGCTCGGTGTATCTCCCATGGGAACGTTGTTTAATGAAAAATCGCCGTTGTTTGGGGGTGTTTCCTCGGGACAGTTTAACCACTCATCAGTTACAACAATTTGGGGTTCGGGCGCATGATTTTGGGAATCCGATGATGGACGGGTTATTTCCTGAAGTGCCTATTGTCGAAGAGAGAGAAGAAGCGCGATCGCTGCGTATTTTACTATTACCTGGGTCTCGTTCCCCTGAAGCCGAGAGAAATTGGGAACTCATTTTAGAAGCCGTGGAAAGTATTATCGCCCGAGAAAAGAAACGTCGGTTGTGTTTTTTAAGCGCGATCGCGCCTAGCCTAGATTTAAATCCATTTTGTGAGCGATTACAAGCCCAAGGCTGGCAACAAAATACAACAAATTCTCTTTCCACTCCCGTGCAAGACAAACAAGGCTTAGAATTTCAAAAAGGCGTTACCCGACTCCTTCTCACCCAAACGGCTTATCATAGTTGCTTACTCTCTGCTGATTTAGCTGTTGCTATGGCTGGAACCGCTACAGAACAATTTGTGGGCTTAGGGAAGCCTGTCATTACTTTTCCCGGAGAAGGGCCCCAATATACCCCTGCTTTTGCTGAAGCCCAAACCCGTTTACTCGGAGCATCCGTCATTCTCGTAAAAAAACCATCTCAAGCGGCTACCGTTTTACATGAATTATTCAGCGATCCAGATCGGTTACAATTAATTGCAGATAATGGCAAGCGTCGGATGGGAGAAGCGGGAGCATCTTCTCAGATTGCTGAGTATTTAGTGAATCAAATTTAA
- a CDS encoding 4'-phosphopantetheinyl transferase family protein: MVKPEHQTRFIAGRGILRYLIGNYLNLEPQKVEFTYRDRGKPILTENNTSPPLQFNVSHSHNLGLYAFAYSDYEIGIDVELMRPVSNVLSLAKRFFTEKEASYLESLSSPEQIETFFQFWTAKEAYLKATGEGLAGLENIEVMVSSSHSKQVEVSYSNQPVTLLSLALTDNFVATVACLGDECFKFDSLNTQQSEKMLPLLPSDACHYLQLIVTDLDR; this comes from the coding sequence TTGGTTAAGCCAGAGCATCAAACTCGTTTTATAGCGGGACGGGGGATTTTACGGTATTTGATTGGAAACTATCTTAATTTAGAACCACAAAAAGTTGAGTTTACCTATCGCGATCGCGGTAAGCCTATATTAACCGAAAATAATACTTCTCCTCCCCTACAATTTAATGTCTCTCATTCTCATAATTTAGGGTTATATGCCTTTGCTTATTCTGATTATGAAATTGGCATTGATGTGGAGTTAATGCGTCCTGTTTCTAATGTTCTTTCTTTGGCAAAACGTTTTTTTACTGAGAAAGAAGCGTCTTATTTAGAATCTTTATCGTCACCCGAACAAATAGAAACATTTTTTCAATTTTGGACAGCAAAAGAGGCTTACTTGAAAGCAACGGGAGAAGGATTAGCGGGATTAGAAAATATAGAGGTCATGGTGTCTTCATCTCATTCTAAGCAAGTGGAAGTGAGTTATTCTAATCAACCTGTTACTTTATTATCTTTAGCATTAACAGATAATTTTGTTGCCACTGTGGCTTGTTTAGGAGATGAATGTTTTAAATTTGATTCACTAAATACTCAGCAATCTGAGAAGATGCTCCCGCTTCTCCCATCCGACGCTTGCCATTATCTGCAATTAATTGTAACCGATCTGGATCGCTGA
- the metK gene encoding methionine adenosyltransferase, which produces MSSKYIFSSESVTEGHPDKVCDQISDTILDALLAGDDKSRVAAEVVVNTGLVLVTGEITSKTQVNFVNLVRDKIKEIGYTDADNGFSADSCSVLIALDEQSPDISQGVTSAQESRELSNDELDQIGAGDQGLMFGYACNETPELMPLPISLSHRLTRQLAKVRKNGTLGYLRPDGKSQVSVAYEDGKPVRIDTILLSTQHDPEVGGSTDEKAVHDKIKADLWKEVVLPIFEDIDIKPDDNTKYLMNPTGKFVVGGPQGDAGLTGRKIIVDTYGGYSRHGGGAFSGKDPTKVDRSAAYASRYVAKNIVAAGLADKCEVQLSYAIGVARPTSVFVDTFGTGKVDEDKLLEVIRQNFELRPAGIIQAFDMQSLPKQRNGRFYQDTAAYGHFGRPDLDLPWERTDKAEALKQALKATAAV; this is translated from the coding sequence TTGTCTAGTAAGTATATTTTTAGTTCTGAATCGGTGACAGAAGGTCATCCTGATAAAGTTTGTGACCAGATTTCCGATACAATTCTTGACGCATTACTCGCTGGAGACGACAAAAGCCGTGTAGCAGCGGAGGTTGTTGTCAACACGGGGTTAGTGCTGGTGACAGGGGAAATTACCTCCAAAACGCAGGTGAACTTCGTAAACTTAGTACGGGATAAAATCAAAGAAATCGGTTACACTGATGCAGATAATGGCTTCTCTGCTGATAGCTGTTCTGTTCTCATTGCCCTTGATGAACAATCCCCTGACATTTCTCAAGGGGTAACAAGCGCCCAAGAAAGTCGCGAACTGAGTAATGATGAACTGGATCAAATTGGAGCCGGTGACCAAGGCTTAATGTTTGGTTATGCTTGCAACGAAACCCCAGAATTAATGCCATTACCCATTAGCTTGTCTCACCGTCTCACTCGCCAGTTAGCGAAAGTTCGTAAAAATGGAACTCTTGGCTATCTTCGTCCTGATGGAAAAAGCCAAGTCAGTGTGGCTTACGAAGATGGTAAGCCCGTTCGTATTGACACCATCTTGCTTTCAACCCAGCATGATCCCGAAGTTGGTGGTAGCACTGATGAAAAAGCTGTTCACGATAAAATCAAAGCGGATCTCTGGAAAGAAGTTGTCCTTCCTATCTTTGAAGATATCGACATCAAGCCTGATGACAACACCAAATACTTAATGAACCCCACAGGTAAATTTGTTGTCGGTGGACCACAGGGAGACGCTGGTTTAACTGGACGGAAAATTATCGTAGATACCTACGGTGGTTATTCTCGTCATGGCGGTGGTGCTTTCTCTGGTAAAGATCCAACAAAAGTTGACCGCAGTGCTGCTTATGCTAGCCGTTATGTTGCGAAAAACATTGTGGCAGCAGGCTTGGCGGATAAATGCGAAGTTCAACTGAGTTACGCAATTGGGGTAGCCCGTCCCACCAGTGTCTTTGTTGATACTTTCGGCACTGGTAAAGTTGATGAAGACAAGTTACTAGAAGTGATTCGCCAAAACTTTGAACTTCGTCCTGCGGGAATTATTCAAGCATTTGATATGCAATCTCTTCCCAAACAGCGTAATGGACGTTTCTATCAAGATACTGCGGCTTATGGTCACTTTGGACGACCTGACCTTGATCTTCCTTGGGAACGTACCGATAAAGCAGAAGCCTTAAAACAAGCTCTCAAAGCAACGGCTGCTGTATAA
- the purB gene encoding adenylosuccinate lyase codes for MIERYTLPAMGELWTNEAKLKTWLQVEVAVCEAQAELGYIPDSALAEIKEKADFDPQRVLEIESEVRHDVIAFLTNVNEYVGEAGRYIHLGLTSSDVLDTALALQLVASLNLILEELEALAQAIRYQAQQHRYTVMVGRSHGIHAEPITFGFKLAGWLAEIFRHRDRAVHLRNEIAVGKISGAVGTYANIDPRVEALACEKLGLKPDTASTQVISRDRHGHFLQQLALLTASIERFAVEIRNLQRTDVLEVEEYFSKGQKGSSAMPHKRNPIRSERLTGLARIVRGNAMTALENVALWHERDISHSSAERVILPDSCILTHFMINEITQLVKNLFVYPENMKRNMNVYGGVIFSQRVLLTLVEKGMNREEAYQIVQSCAHQAWNQPNGNFYQLICEEPTVQKTLSSEEIESCFDPQHHLQNLDTIYQRLGI; via the coding sequence ATGATTGAACGTTATACTCTCCCTGCTATGGGGGAACTCTGGACAAATGAAGCAAAATTAAAAACTTGGTTACAGGTGGAGGTAGCAGTTTGTGAAGCGCAAGCAGAACTTGGTTATATTCCCGACTCAGCATTAGCCGAAATTAAGGAGAAAGCAGATTTTGATCCGCAGCGAGTGCTGGAAATTGAATCAGAAGTTCGTCATGATGTCATTGCATTTTTAACAAATGTTAATGAATATGTGGGTGAAGCAGGACGTTATATCCATCTGGGTTTAACCAGTTCCGATGTGCTCGATACTGCCCTAGCTTTACAGTTAGTGGCAAGTCTGAATTTGATTTTAGAAGAGTTGGAAGCCCTCGCTCAAGCTATTCGCTATCAGGCGCAACAACATCGTTATACAGTGATGGTGGGACGGTCTCATGGCATCCATGCTGAACCCATTACTTTCGGATTTAAATTAGCTGGTTGGTTAGCCGAGATCTTCCGTCATCGCGATCGCGCTGTTCATCTTCGCAATGAAATTGCGGTAGGGAAAATTTCGGGAGCAGTGGGCACTTATGCCAATATTGATCCAAGAGTAGAAGCCCTAGCTTGTGAGAAACTCGGTTTAAAACCTGACACTGCCTCGACACAGGTGATATCGCGCGATCGTCATGGACATTTTTTGCAACAACTTGCCCTTTTAACTGCCTCCATTGAACGTTTTGCTGTCGAAATTCGTAATCTTCAGCGCACTGATGTCTTAGAAGTGGAAGAATATTTTTCTAAAGGACAAAAAGGTTCTTCGGCAATGCCCCACAAACGCAATCCTATCCGTTCAGAACGTTTAACTGGATTAGCACGAATTGTACGGGGTAACGCCATGACTGCCCTAGAAAATGTTGCTTTATGGCATGAGAGAGATATTTCCCACAGTTCTGCGGAGCGAGTAATTCTTCCAGACAGTTGCATTCTTACCCATTTTATGATTAATGAAATTACCCAGTTAGTCAAAAATTTGTTCGTTTATCCCGAAAACATGAAGCGTAATATGAACGTTTATGGAGGGGTAATTTTCAGTCAACGAGTATTATTAACCCTTGTGGAAAAAGGGATGAATCGGGAGGAAGCCTATCAAATCGTGCAAAGTTGCGCCCATCAAGCCTGGAACCAACCCAATGGAAACTTTTATCAATTAATCTGTGAAGAGCCTACCGTGCAGAAAACCCTATCTTCTGAGGAAATAGAAAGCTGTTTTGATCCCCAGCACCACTTACAAAACCTAGATACTATTTATCAACGTCTAGGAATTTAA
- the ndhO gene encoding NAD(P)H-quinone oxidoreductase subunit O, whose product MAGKVKKGALVHVVREKLENSVEAMASDNRFPSYLFESKGEVLETEGDYAFVKFYVATPGVWLRLDQLEPVN is encoded by the coding sequence ATGGCAGGAAAAGTAAAGAAAGGGGCTTTAGTTCACGTAGTACGAGAGAAGTTAGAAAATAGCGTGGAAGCAATGGCAAGTGATAATCGGTTTCCTTCCTATTTATTTGAAAGCAAAGGAGAAGTTTTAGAAACAGAGGGGGATTATGCTTTTGTTAAGTTCTATGTAGCAACTCCTGGAGTTTGGCTTCGCCTAGATCAATTAGAACCTGTAAATTAA